The Pseudomonas extremaustralis genome contains a region encoding:
- a CDS encoding flagellar basal body rod protein FlgF has translation MDKYLYVAMTGASQNALAQKAHANNLANISTNGFQRDLEQARSMPVFGDSFPARAFAMTERPATDFSPGAMIETGRDLDVAVNGNGWMAVQTPDGSEAYVRSASMNVDALGVLRAGNGMPIMGNGGPIAVPPQQKVEVGADGTISIRAMGEGPRVMAEVDRIKLVQPDPKNMSKGLDGTIHTKDGQPAQADATVTLTSGFLQASNVNAVEEMTAVLALSKQFELHIKMMNSAKEDDQAMTRVLAMS, from the coding sequence GTGGACAAGTACCTTTATGTGGCAATGACCGGCGCTAGCCAGAATGCTCTGGCGCAGAAGGCCCATGCCAACAACCTGGCGAACATTTCCACCAACGGTTTCCAACGTGACCTGGAACAGGCGCGTTCGATGCCGGTGTTCGGTGACAGCTTTCCGGCGCGGGCCTTTGCCATGACCGAGCGTCCAGCCACCGACTTCAGCCCCGGCGCGATGATCGAGACCGGTCGTGACCTGGACGTCGCCGTCAACGGCAACGGCTGGATGGCGGTGCAAACTCCGGACGGCAGCGAAGCCTACGTGCGCAGCGCCAGCATGAACGTCGATGCGCTGGGCGTGCTGCGCGCCGGCAACGGCATGCCGATCATGGGTAACGGTGGCCCGATCGCCGTGCCGCCCCAGCAAAAAGTCGAAGTGGGCGCCGACGGCACCATCAGCATCCGCGCCATGGGCGAAGGCCCGCGGGTGATGGCTGAAGTGGACCGCATCAAGCTGGTCCAGCCTGACCCTAAGAACATGAGTAAAGGCTTGGATGGCACCATCCACACCAAGGATGGCCAGCCGGCCCAGGCCGATGCGACCGTGACGCTGACGTCGGGTTTCCTGCAGGCGAGCAACGTCAATGCCGTGGAAGAAATGACCGCGGTGCTGGCGCTTTCCAAGCAGTTCGAGCTGCACATCAAGATGATGAACAGCGCTAAAGAAGACGACCAGGCCATGACGCGCGTTCTGGCGATGAGCTGA
- the flgG gene encoding flagellar basal-body rod protein FlgG: MLPALWVAKTGLSAQDTNLTTISNNLANVSTTGFKRDRAEFQDLLYQIKRQPGAQSTQDSELPSGLQLGTGVKIVGTQKNFNAGNLQQTGQPLDMAINGKGFFQILQPDGTTSYTRDGTFHLDSNGQIVTANGFALEPAIVVPNNAQTFTVGNDGTVSITVAGNPASQVIGNLQTADFINPAGLQAVGNNLFLETASSGAPQIGTPGLNGFGTTLQSTLETSNVSTVEEMVNMITTQRAYEMNSKVISTADQMLSFVTQNL; encoded by the coding sequence ATGCTTCCGGCTCTATGGGTTGCCAAAACAGGTCTGTCCGCCCAGGACACTAACCTGACCACCATTTCCAACAACTTGGCCAACGTATCGACCACGGGTTTCAAACGTGATCGCGCCGAGTTCCAGGACTTGCTCTACCAGATCAAACGCCAGCCAGGCGCCCAGTCGACCCAGGACAGCGAACTGCCGTCGGGCCTGCAACTGGGTACCGGTGTGAAGATCGTCGGCACCCAGAAGAACTTCAACGCCGGTAACCTGCAGCAAACCGGCCAGCCCTTGGACATGGCCATCAACGGCAAGGGGTTTTTCCAGATCCTGCAACCGGACGGGACCACTTCCTACACCCGTGACGGTACGTTCCACCTGGACTCCAACGGCCAGATCGTGACGGCCAACGGCTTTGCCCTGGAGCCGGCTATCGTCGTGCCCAACAACGCCCAGACCTTTACCGTGGGCAACGACGGCACTGTGTCCATTACCGTTGCCGGCAACCCGGCGTCCCAAGTGATCGGCAACCTGCAAACCGCCGACTTCATCAACCCGGCCGGCCTGCAAGCCGTGGGTAACAACCTGTTCCTGGAAACCGCCTCCAGCGGTGCGCCGCAAATCGGCACGCCAGGCCTGAACGGTTTCGGCACCACGCTGCAAAGCACCCTGGAAACCTCCAACGTCAGCACCGTGGAAGAGATGGTCAACATGATCACCACTCAGCGTGCCTACGAGATGAACTCGAAGGTGATCTCCACCGCCGACCAGATGCTTTCGTTCGTAACGCAGAATCTGTAA
- the flgH gene encoding flagellar basal body L-ring protein FlgH codes for MNRYVSVLALSGIAVLAGCVAPTPKPNDPYYAPVLPRTPLPAAANNGSIYQAGFEQNLYSDRKAFRVGDIITITLNEKTQASKNANSQVGKTSKTGIGLTSLFGAVPNTNNPLGSGDLSLSAGYSGDRATNGKSSAGQGNSLTGSITVTVADVLPNGIIAVRGEKWMTLNTGDELVRIAGMVRADDIATDNTVSSTRIADARITYSGTGSFADASQPGWFDRFFLSPLFPF; via the coding sequence ATGAATCGCTATGTTTCCGTTCTGGCATTGAGTGGGATTGCCGTGCTCGCGGGCTGTGTCGCCCCGACGCCAAAACCCAATGACCCGTACTACGCACCGGTGTTGCCGCGCACGCCGTTGCCGGCGGCGGCCAACAATGGCTCGATCTACCAGGCCGGTTTCGAACAGAACCTGTACAGCGACCGCAAGGCATTCCGGGTCGGTGACATCATCACCATCACCCTGAACGAGAAGACCCAGGCCAGCAAGAATGCCAACTCCCAAGTGGGCAAGACCAGCAAGACCGGGATTGGCCTGACCTCGCTGTTTGGCGCCGTACCGAACACCAACAACCCCCTGGGCAGCGGCGACTTGAGCCTGAGCGCCGGCTACAGCGGCGACCGCGCCACCAATGGCAAGAGTTCCGCGGGGCAGGGCAACAGCCTGACCGGTTCGATCACCGTGACCGTGGCCGATGTACTGCCTAACGGCATCATTGCGGTGCGCGGCGAGAAGTGGATGACCCTCAACACCGGTGACGAACTGGTGCGCATTGCCGGGATGGTCCGTGCCGACGACATTGCCACTGACAACACTGTGTCGTCGACGCGCATTGCCGATGCACGCATTACCTACTCGGGTACGGGTTCGTTCGCTGATGCCAGTCAGCCGGGCTGGTTCGACCGTTTCTTCCTTAGCCCGCTGTTCCCTTTCTAG
- a CDS encoding flagellar basal body P-ring protein FlgI, producing the protein MAAALLLSLSAVAQAERLKDIASISGVRSNQLIGYGLVVGLNGTGDQTTQTPFTLQTFNNMLSQFGIKVPAGSGNVQLKNVAAVSISADLPAFSKPGQVVDITVSSIGNSKSLRGGTLLMTPLKGIDGNVYAIAQGNLVVGGFDAEGRDGSKITVNVPSAGRIPGGATVERTVPSGFNQGNSLTLNLNRSDFTTAKRVVDKINDMLGPGVAQAIDGGSIRVTAPLDPSQRVDYLSILENLEVDPGQAVAKVIINSRTGTIVIGQNVKVSPAAVTHGSLTVTITEDPIVSQPGPLSNGQTAVVPRSRVNAQQEAKPMFKFGPGTTLDEIVRAVNQVGAAPGDLMAILEALKQAGALQADLIVI; encoded by the coding sequence ATGGCGGCGGCGCTCTTGCTTTCCTTGAGCGCTGTCGCCCAGGCCGAACGTCTGAAGGACATCGCCAGTATTTCCGGCGTACGTTCCAACCAGTTGATCGGCTACGGCCTGGTGGTGGGGCTCAACGGTACGGGTGACCAGACGACCCAGACCCCGTTCACCCTGCAGACCTTCAACAACATGCTCTCGCAGTTCGGCATCAAGGTGCCGGCGGGTTCGGGCAACGTGCAGCTCAAAAACGTCGCGGCCGTGTCCATCAGTGCCGACTTGCCAGCGTTTTCCAAGCCGGGCCAGGTGGTGGACATCACCGTGTCCTCCATCGGTAACTCCAAAAGCCTGCGCGGCGGCACCCTGTTGATGACGCCCCTCAAGGGTATCGACGGCAACGTCTACGCCATCGCCCAGGGCAACCTGGTGGTCGGCGGGTTTGATGCCGAAGGTCGCGACGGTTCGAAGATCACCGTGAACGTGCCCTCGGCCGGCCGTATTCCCGGCGGCGCCACGGTGGAACGCACCGTGCCGAGCGGTTTCAACCAGGGCAACAGCCTGACCCTGAACCTCAACCGCTCCGACTTCACCACTGCCAAGCGCGTGGTCGACAAGATCAACGACATGCTCGGCCCTGGCGTGGCCCAGGCTATCGACGGCGGCTCGATCCGCGTGACCGCGCCGCTGGACCCAAGCCAGCGCGTCGACTACCTGTCGATCCTGGAAAACCTTGAGGTCGACCCGGGCCAGGCCGTGGCCAAGGTCATCATCAACTCGCGCACCGGTACCATCGTGATCGGCCAGAACGTCAAGGTCTCGCCGGCCGCCGTGACCCACGGCAGCCTGACGGTGACCATTACCGAAGACCCGATCGTCAGCCAGCCGGGGCCGTTGTCCAACGGCCAGACGGCGGTGGTTCCGCGTTCGCGGGTAAATGCCCAGCAGGAAGCCAAGCCGATGTTCAAATTCGGCCCCGGCACCACCCTGGATGAAATCGTGCGTGCGGTGAACCAGGTGGGGGCGGCGCCAGGCGACTTGATGGCGATCCTTGAAGCTTTGAAGCAGGCCGGCGCGTTGCAAGCCGACCTGATCGTGATTTAA
- the flgJ gene encoding flagellar assembly peptidoglycan hydrolase FlgJ: MAMDMRNSGLTSTADSGSYSDLNRLNQLKVGDKNSDSNMRKVAQEFESLFLSEMLKSMRSATEALGKDNPLNTPAAKQYQEMYDQQLAVSMSREGGGIGLADVLMRQMQKNKPVDAQAATLQGPAAAEPVKKADVPTQIAAGTQAEGPLGRSNGQRPLWAYRVAAPEGASAHANDMALMNQRRLALPSKLTDRLLTGIVPGTDATTLAKAAPLRNSVSADNVVNSSARTFAVPSGRMQVYGRAVAQPPLAPAKKAFSSQDEFVATMLPMAKAAAARIGVDPKYLVAQAALETGWGKSVMRAEDGSSSHNLFGIKAGQSWQGGQARAITSEFRDGAMVKETAQFRSYNSYQDSFHDLVTLLQSNDRYKEVVKSADNPEQFVRELQKAGYATDPDYASKISQIAKTMNSYQNYAVAGATTHL, translated from the coding sequence ATGGCCATGGACATGCGTAACAGTGGCCTGACCAGCACGGCGGATTCGGGGTCGTATTCTGACTTGAATCGCCTGAACCAGTTGAAGGTTGGCGACAAGAACAGCGACAGCAACATGCGCAAGGTGGCGCAGGAGTTCGAGTCGCTGTTCCTGAGCGAGATGCTCAAGTCCATGCGTTCGGCCACCGAGGCCCTGGGCAAGGACAACCCGCTGAACACGCCGGCGGCCAAGCAGTACCAGGAAATGTACGACCAGCAACTGGCGGTCTCGATGTCTCGCGAAGGCGGCGGCATCGGCCTGGCCGACGTGCTGATGCGCCAGATGCAGAAGAACAAACCGGTGGACGCCCAGGCGGCCACCTTGCAAGGCCCGGCGGCCGCCGAGCCGGTTAAGAAAGCCGATGTGCCGACGCAGATTGCCGCCGGCACCCAGGCCGAAGGCCCGCTGGGTCGCTCCAACGGCCAGCGCCCACTCTGGGCTTACCGCGTGGCGGCTCCCGAAGGCGCCAGTGCGCACGCCAACGATATGGCGTTGATGAACCAGCGTCGCCTCGCCTTGCCCAGCAAGCTGACCGACCGTCTGCTGACCGGCATCGTGCCGGGCACCGATGCCACGACGCTGGCCAAGGCTGCGCCGCTGCGTAACAGCGTCTCGGCCGACAATGTGGTCAACAGCAGCGCTCGCACGTTTGCCGTGCCGAGCGGCCGCATGCAGGTCTACGGCCGTGCCGTGGCCCAGCCTCCCTTGGCGCCGGCGAAGAAAGCCTTCAGCTCCCAGGACGAATTTGTCGCCACCATGTTGCCGATGGCCAAGGCCGCCGCCGCGCGTATCGGTGTCGACCCCAAATACCTGGTGGCCCAGGCCGCCCTGGAAACCGGTTGGGGTAAATCGGTGATGCGTGCCGAGGACGGCAGCAGCAGCCACAACCTGTTCGGCATCAAGGCCGGCCAGAGCTGGCAGGGCGGCCAGGCCCGCGCGATCACCAGCGAGTTCCGTGACGGGGCGATGGTCAAGGAAACCGCGCAGTTCCGCTCCTACAACTCGTATCAGGACAGCTTCCACGACCTGGTCACGCTGCTACAAAGCAATGATCGCTATAAAGAAGTCGTGAAATCTGCCGACAACCCGGAACAGTTTGTACGCGAGTTGCAAAAAGCCGGGTATGCAACCGACCCGGACTACGCCAGCAAGATTTCGCAGATCGCAAAAACGATGAACAGTTACCAGAACTACGCTGTCGCGGGCGCGACCACTCATTTATAA
- the flgK gene encoding flagellar hook-associated protein FlgK translates to MSLLNIGMSGLNAAQGSLSVLSNNIANANTAGYSRQQTTQTANASNQYGGVFIGSGTTLADVRRVYNEYLDTAYQNSTSLNSDAKAYADQVSAVDKTLSDKTTGMSAVLSSFFAAVQTASATPSDTSARQILLTSAQTLSNRFNAISTQLSQQKETINSQLTSMSDQVNQLTSSIASLNKQIAQVQGSSNTTPANLLDSRAEAVRSLNELIGVTAVEKNGVFSVSTGTGQSLVLGDQSNTISAVPSKSDTSQYTIQINMSGNTAVDIGNVVSGGSIGGLLRYRSDVLTPAINDLGRIAIVTADTINSQLGQGIDLNGEFGASMFKDINSAASIALRSVAAQGNQGTGSLGVTIKDSSQLTNFDYKVTFNDAADLNKVTVLRSDGKAMGTFDITATPPSVIDGFTLALTGGPMQVGDGFKVSPTANGAKEIGTVLTDPSKIAFAAPLQGEAGKTNQGTGTFTPPTLTVPIDIQGGADTAQLRVGIQNSMPVKMVFGAPAADGTQTYTLNNAKGEPLGSGSIIPGQDNKITINVPMRDASGALVVPANSFSFDTTVAGSPSNGDSTSFSFNASGVSDNRNAQQLLSLQTKATVGVASDGSGGTSLVGANSKLVSTVGAKAAAATTDTTATNALLTANKNARNSVSQVNLDEEAGDMIKFQQYYTASSQIIKAAQETFSTLINSL, encoded by the coding sequence ATGAGTTTGCTCAATATCGGGATGTCGGGGCTCAACGCCGCTCAAGGATCGTTGTCTGTCCTGAGTAACAACATTGCCAACGCCAATACCGCGGGCTATTCGCGTCAGCAGACCACTCAGACCGCGAACGCGTCGAACCAGTACGGCGGCGTGTTCATCGGCAGCGGCACCACCCTGGCCGACGTGCGCCGGGTGTACAACGAGTACCTGGACACGGCTTACCAGAACAGCACCTCGCTCAACAGCGATGCCAAGGCTTATGCGGACCAGGTCAGTGCTGTCGACAAGACCCTGTCGGACAAGACCACTGGCATGTCGGCCGTACTCAGTTCGTTTTTCGCTGCTGTGCAGACCGCGTCGGCCACGCCGAGCGACACGTCGGCTCGCCAGATCCTGCTCACCAGCGCCCAGACGTTGAGTAACCGGTTCAATGCGATCTCCACGCAGTTGAGCCAGCAGAAAGAAACCATCAACAGCCAGTTGACCTCCATGAGCGATCAGGTCAACCAACTGACCTCGTCGATTGCGTCCCTCAACAAGCAGATTGCCCAGGTGCAGGGTTCGTCCAACACCACCCCGGCCAACCTGCTGGACTCGCGTGCCGAAGCCGTGCGCTCGCTCAACGAGTTGATCGGTGTGACCGCTGTCGAGAAAAACGGCGTGTTCAGCGTCAGCACCGGTACCGGTCAATCCCTTGTGCTGGGGGATCAGTCCAACACTATTTCTGCTGTACCGAGCAAGAGCGACACCAGCCAGTACACCATCCAGATCAACATGTCCGGCAATACCGCGGTGGACATCGGAAATGTGGTCAGCGGTGGCAGCATCGGTGGGCTGTTGCGTTATCGCAGCGATGTATTGACGCCGGCGATCAATGATCTGGGCCGCATTGCAATTGTCACCGCGGACACGATCAACAGCCAACTGGGTCAGGGCATCGACCTGAATGGCGAGTTCGGTGCTTCGATGTTCAAGGACATCAATAGCGCAGCTTCCATTGCTCTGCGCAGCGTGGCTGCGCAAGGTAACCAGGGCACCGGTAGCCTGGGTGTGACGATCAAGGACAGTAGCCAACTGACCAACTTCGATTACAAGGTGACCTTCAACGACGCCGCCGACCTGAATAAAGTGACCGTACTGCGTTCCGACGGCAAGGCCATGGGCACTTTCGACATCACGGCCACTCCTCCATCGGTGATTGACGGTTTTACCCTGGCTCTTACTGGCGGCCCGATGCAGGTGGGGGACGGCTTCAAGGTCAGCCCGACTGCTAATGGCGCCAAAGAGATTGGTACCGTGCTCACTGACCCGAGTAAGATCGCCTTCGCCGCGCCTTTGCAGGGCGAAGCTGGCAAGACCAACCAGGGGACCGGCACATTCACACCGCCTACCCTGACCGTGCCTATCGATATCCAGGGCGGCGCCGATACTGCCCAACTGCGCGTGGGGATTCAGAACTCCATGCCGGTGAAGATGGTGTTTGGCGCGCCGGCGGCTGATGGTACCCAGACCTACACTCTCAATAACGCCAAGGGTGAGCCCCTCGGCTCTGGTAGCATCATCCCGGGCCAGGACAATAAGATCACCATCAACGTACCGATGCGTGATGCCAGTGGTGCACTGGTGGTGCCGGCCAATAGCTTCAGTTTCGACACCACGGTGGCAGGTTCGCCATCCAATGGCGACAGCACCTCGTTTTCGTTTAATGCCTCAGGTGTGTCCGACAACCGTAATGCCCAGCAACTGCTGAGCCTGCAGACCAAGGCCACTGTCGGCGTGGCATCGGATGGCTCGGGCGGCACCAGCCTGGTCGGGGCCAACAGCAAACTGGTGTCGACCGTCGGCGCGAAGGCCGCTGCGGCCACTACTGACACCACGGCCACCAACGCACTGTTGACGGCCAATAAGAACGCGCGCAACTCGGTGTCTCAGGTCAATCTGGACGAAGAGGCGGGCGACATGATCAAGTTTCAGCAGTATTACACCGCGTCGTCGCAGATCATCAAGGCTGCGCAAGAAACCTTCAGTACGCTGATCAATAGCCTTTAA
- a CDS encoding flagellar hook-associated protein 3: MRISTQQYFDTSASKYQSNYSSVVQAQQQASSGVRVQTAADDPVAAQRLLMLQQQKDMLSQFSGNITSLKSSLTNEESILQSISAAVQAGSQLALRAGGVTSDADRKSIAVEVGAIEEQLMGLLNSKDASGNYLFSGSKTQTPPYSRNSDGTYSYQGDENALSLQVSETLKVNAGDTAKSILEGAINTSRTQSSYIAPTVAPVPPAISPPLVDDHKVAISAGLVTSGTDYTKQFSDGQPYKLTFTSSTQYVVTDKNNNDITSEIAGNGTFDSTKEGSSSVNLRGVKFDITVDLTDTATGPDADALVKGREFNLAAKPDSFNVSRTASNASTAQLTNAQISSAADYASTFPGNSGILIKFDDIDPTAYKVYAQPYTANSKPIVDNGVIDSASTPNKITAAGVTFELSGTPQVGDQFTVGNTTQKTQNALDTLSQLRQALEQPADGIPGARGKLQDALNAAVSNLTNSLTQVDNVRGSIGARQNALEVQESENTSVGLANTSTMSALANVDMGEAAINLTLQQTMLEASQLAFVKVSQLSLFNKM, from the coding sequence ATGCGCATCTCTACACAGCAATATTTCGACACCAGTGCCAGCAAGTATCAGAGCAACTATTCCAGCGTGGTACAGGCCCAGCAGCAGGCCAGTTCTGGCGTGCGTGTACAGACCGCTGCCGATGATCCCGTGGCCGCTCAGCGTCTGTTGATGCTGCAACAGCAGAAAGACATGCTGTCCCAGTTCAGTGGCAATATCACCAGCCTGAAAAGCTCGTTGACCAACGAAGAAAGCATCCTGCAATCGATCAGTGCGGCGGTGCAGGCCGGCAGCCAGTTGGCGTTGCGGGCCGGTGGCGTGACTAGCGATGCCGACCGCAAGTCTATCGCGGTCGAGGTCGGGGCCATCGAGGAGCAGTTGATGGGCCTGCTCAATAGCAAGGATGCGTCAGGCAACTATCTGTTCTCCGGCTCTAAGACTCAGACGCCGCCGTATTCACGCAACAGCGATGGCACTTACAGCTATCAGGGCGACGAAAACGCCCTGAGTCTGCAGGTGTCCGAAACCCTGAAAGTCAATGCCGGTGATACGGCCAAGAGCATTCTGGAGGGGGCGATCAACACCAGTCGTACCCAGTCGAGCTATATCGCGCCGACAGTCGCGCCTGTGCCGCCTGCAATCTCTCCTCCGCTGGTCGATGACCACAAGGTTGCTATCTCCGCTGGTCTGGTGACGTCGGGCACCGACTACACCAAGCAGTTTTCCGATGGTCAGCCGTACAAGCTGACCTTCACCAGCAGTACCCAGTACGTTGTTACGGATAAGAACAATAACGACATTACCTCGGAAATTGCGGGTAACGGGACGTTCGACTCCACCAAGGAGGGCAGCTCCAGCGTCAATCTGCGCGGGGTCAAGTTCGATATCACGGTCGACCTCACCGATACTGCCACTGGGCCTGACGCCGATGCGCTGGTCAAGGGGCGCGAGTTCAACCTGGCCGCCAAGCCGGACTCGTTTAATGTGTCACGCACCGCGAGCAATGCGTCGACGGCGCAATTGACCAATGCTCAGATCAGCAGCGCTGCCGACTATGCCAGCACCTTTCCGGGAAATAGCGGGATATTGATCAAGTTCGATGACATCGATCCGACAGCTTACAAGGTGTACGCCCAGCCATATACCGCCAACAGCAAGCCGATCGTCGACAATGGTGTGATCGATAGCGCCTCCACGCCAAACAAGATCACTGCTGCGGGAGTCACTTTTGAACTGAGTGGTACACCGCAAGTCGGTGATCAGTTTACGGTCGGCAACACGACCCAGAAAACCCAGAACGCCCTCGATACCCTGAGTCAACTGCGCCAAGCCCTGGAACAGCCGGCCGATGGTATCCCCGGCGCACGGGGCAAGCTTCAGGACGCTTTGAACGCGGCCGTCAGTAACCTTACCAACTCACTGACCCAGGTCGACAATGTGCGTGGCTCCATCGGCGCGCGGCAGAACGCTCTGGAGGTGCAGGAGAGCGAAAACACCAGTGTCGGCCTGGCCAACACCAGCACCATGAGCGCCCTGGCCAACGTCGATATGGGCGAGGCGGCGATCAACCTGACTTTGCAGCAAACCATGCTGGAAGCCTCACAGTTGGCGTTCGTGAAAGTCTCGCAGTTGAGCCTGTTCAACAAGATGTAA
- a CDS encoding ketoacyl-ACP synthase III, which translates to MIGIKSIASYVPADGIDNYAQGAKFAKDEEFIIGKIGSAFLPRKEAAQETSDLCVEAVNALFANNPDLKRESIDALIVVTQNGDEEGLPHTAAIVQDKLGLPTHVAAFDISLGCSGYVYGIYAMKGFMEATGLRNGLLVTADPYSKIVDPEDRNTTMLFGDAATATWMGEDASWLLGKSKFGTDGSGAPHLKVSNGVFFMNGRQVFNFALLKVPAHLHELLSESDLNADDIDAFCIHQGSAAIVDAVARRFEDAPVDKFLKDMVETGNTVSSSIPLLLEKHVMDATWKRVAISGFGVGLSWGSAILYRP; encoded by the coding sequence ATGATTGGCATAAAAAGCATCGCCAGTTACGTGCCGGCAGACGGGATCGATAACTACGCCCAGGGTGCCAAATTCGCCAAGGATGAAGAATTCATCATTGGCAAGATCGGTTCGGCGTTCCTGCCGCGCAAGGAAGCCGCGCAGGAAACTTCCGATTTGTGTGTCGAGGCGGTCAACGCTTTGTTTGCCAACAACCCGGACTTGAAGCGCGAATCCATCGACGCGCTGATCGTTGTCACCCAGAACGGCGATGAAGAGGGTTTGCCCCACACCGCTGCGATCGTCCAGGACAAACTGGGTCTGCCTACCCATGTGGCGGCGTTCGATATTTCGCTGGGTTGCTCCGGTTACGTCTACGGCATCTACGCGATGAAGGGCTTCATGGAAGCCACCGGCCTGAGGAACGGCCTGCTGGTCACCGCCGACCCGTATTCAAAGATCGTCGATCCGGAAGACCGCAACACCACTATGCTGTTCGGCGACGCCGCCACAGCCACCTGGATGGGTGAGGACGCATCGTGGTTGCTGGGTAAATCCAAGTTTGGCACCGATGGTTCCGGCGCACCGCACCTGAAGGTCAGCAATGGTGTGTTCTTTATGAACGGTCGTCAGGTGTTTAACTTCGCATTGCTCAAGGTGCCGGCGCATTTGCACGAGCTGCTCAGCGAGTCGGATCTCAACGCCGACGATATCGATGCGTTCTGCATCCACCAGGGCAGTGCGGCGATTGTCGATGCCGTGGCCCGCCGTTTCGAAGACGCGCCGGTGGACAAGTTTCTCAAGGATATGGTCGAAACTGGCAACACTGTGTCGTCGAGTATTCCGTTGCTGTTGGAAAAGCATGTGATGGATGCCACTTGGAAGCGCGTGGCCATCAGCGGTTTTGGTGTGGGTCTGTCGTGGGGCTCGGCGATTTTGTATCGTCCGTGA
- a CDS encoding flagellin N-terminal helical domain-containing protein produces the protein MALTVNTNIASITTQGNLNKAGGALATSMQRLSSGLRINSAKDDAAGLQIANRLTSQINGLGQAVKNVNDGISIAQTAEGAMQASTDILQKMRTLALSSATGSLSADDRKSNNDEYQALTSELTRISQTTTFGGQKLLDGSYGTKAIQVGANANETINLSLENVAANNIGSQQIKSVAITPSQNGIGAAGNTITVTGNGQVSSAIAVGVGASAKYIASQLNGAIGGLTATASTEVQISVDDTAFTGGTPAAAATFSLTIGGQSVNMTGVTSQAGLADQLKSNAAKLGISVNFDETKQTLSIKSDTGENVVFGAVTGNTAGAAAVTIKSKDGAGAYPAGAGTGLSDTTIMTATGQVSLDSSKGYSLSGAGVGGLFGPAAATTAASGKTTIANTDVTSADMAQNALSVIDKAIGTIDSVRSGLGATQNRLTTTADNLQNIQKNSTAARSTVQDVDFASETAELTKQQTLQSASTAILSQANQLPSAVLKLLQ, from the coding sequence ATGGCTTTAACAGTAAACACCAACATTGCTTCGATCACTACCCAGGGCAACCTGAACAAAGCCGGCGGCGCCCTGGCCACTTCCATGCAGCGCCTGTCTTCCGGCCTGCGTATCAACAGCGCTAAAGACGACGCTGCCGGCCTGCAGATCGCTAACCGCCTGACCAGCCAAATCAACGGCCTGGGCCAAGCAGTAAAAAACGTGAACGACGGTATCTCCATCGCTCAGACCGCTGAAGGCGCGATGCAGGCTTCGACCGACATCCTGCAAAAAATGCGTACCCTGGCTCTGTCTTCCGCTACCGGTTCCCTTAGCGCTGACGACCGTAAGTCGAACAACGACGAATACCAGGCTCTGACTTCGGAATTGACCCGTATCTCGCAAACCACTACTTTCGGTGGCCAGAAGCTGCTGGACGGTTCGTACGGTACCAAAGCTATCCAGGTTGGCGCTAACGCCAACGAGACCATCAACCTGAGCTTGGAAAACGTTGCAGCTAACAACATTGGTTCGCAGCAGATCAAGAGTGTGGCTATTACCCCTTCACAAAATGGTATTGGCGCTGCAGGTAACACTATCACCGTCACTGGTAACGGTCAGGTGAGTAGTGCGATTGCTGTCGGCGTTGGTGCTTCGGCAAAATATATCGCTAGCCAGTTGAATGGTGCAATTGGCGGCTTGACGGCTACCGCAAGCACGGAAGTTCAAATTTCTGTTGATGACACCGCGTTTACCGGTGGCACCCCAGCCGCTGCTGCTACCTTTTCGCTTACTATTGGTGGTCAGTCGGTCAACATGACCGGTGTAACTAGCCAGGCTGGCTTGGCTGATCAATTGAAGTCCAACGCCGCCAAGCTGGGTATCAGCGTTAACTTCGACGAAACCAAGCAAACGCTTTCGATTAAGTCCGATACTGGTGAGAACGTCGTGTTTGGTGCTGTTACAGGCAATACCGCCGGTGCAGCTGCTGTCACTATCAAATCCAAAGATGGGGCTGGCGCCTACCCTGCTGGTGCAGGCACCGGTCTGTCTGACACTACAATTATGACTGCAACTGGTCAGGTATCGTTGGACTCCTCAAAGGGGTACTCATTGTCTGGTGCTGGTGTTGGCGGTCTGTTCGGTCCTGCTGCTGCGACCACCGCCGCATCAGGCAAAACTACTATTGCTAATACAGACGTAACCAGCGCTGACATGGCTCAAAACGCTCTTTCTGTTATTGATAAAGCCATTGGTACTATTGACAGCGTTCGTTCGGGCCTGGGCGCTACCCAGAACCGTCTGACTACCACTGCAGACAACCTGCAGAACATTCAGAAGAACTCCACCGCTGCACGTTCCACCGTTCAGGACGTCGACTTCGCTTCCGAAACCGCCGAACTGACCAAACAACAAACCCTGCAGTCGGCTTCCACTGCGATCCTGTCGCAGGCTAACCAACTGCCATCCGCTGTACTGAAACTGCTTCAGTAA